The Montipora foliosa isolate CH-2021 unplaced genomic scaffold, ASM3666993v2 scaffold_450, whole genome shotgun sequence genome includes the window ATGGGGATTTGCAAGTTTAACAAGTAGTCCAAAGCACCCCCAATCAAATGGGATGGCTGAACGTGCGGTACAGACTGCAAAGAGTGTCCTGAAGAAGGAGGATGATCCTGCTAAGGCATTGCTTGCATATCGCTCAACACCATTAAAGAATGGTTACAGTCCAGCTGAGCTTCTGTTTGGTCAAAAGATAAGATCCAGAGTTCCACTTGCTGCGTTGGAGCTGAAACCAAGTTGGCCTGATTTGTCTATAGTCCGAGGTAAAGAGGAGGTtagaaagcaaaagcaaaaggctTACTTTGATTCTCATCATGGTGCAAGAGATCTCAAGAAGATTCCTGTGGGTACTGAGGTTTGGGTTCAAGACATAAAAGTTCCAGCGACTGTGACTCGAGAGGCAGAGACACCTCGTTCATACATTGTTAGCAGCCCCAGAGGAACTATAAGAAGGAACCGGAAGGACCTTCCTCCGCTGCACCTTAGCAGTTCTGATTTGTGCAAGCAAGGTCCTAGCAGTCGTGCTTCGAGCGAGCAAGTTCCGGAGGCGATCAAGTTGGATGTTCCAGCAGCTGCCTGTGCAGCTGATACAACCACAACAAGATCTGGGCGTGTAGTCAGGGCTCCCAGAAGATTGGACTTGTGATAAATTCATGAACTGAACGATACGATCTTTAAGACAAAGAAGCACAAAAGATGAAAGAAATAATGCACTGACCTAAAGTTTCCCCATGGTGTGATTTTGAAATTGGTCCACCAATGGGAGAATTGTGGGACAGTGCAATGGCGTCTGAAGAGTCTCAAAGGACAAATAGTGGCAATACGTATTTACtcagtaaataaaataatagttCCATACATGCTATACATTAAGAATAAGTATTTTCTTGTGAACCAAGTCACTGTATGGAATTGAAATAATTGGATACTAAAAATTTGAGATGTAATGGAAAATCAAAGTACATaaattaatagcggagctctgcgTGTGACAAAGGCGCAAATGCGCGCAGCAACCATaactaagaaaatatggtaacacatcgatgtgagaaaatttggttttatagccatgacgtcatgaacgtccgtacgtacgtatgtccgtccgtccgtctgcccctccatgtatgccaatgtgaccagtatcacgtaaccatatcacaggctcaagtttagagctcatcaaggaggcaatacccCAGTTtacactgtagctagtttacagcatacatctttgatattggacttAAAGATAGCAGAGTAAGAATAACTCTCACCaaagaaacgacagttttcaatttacaatacatgtttcgacatactcatgtcatcttcagttgcaaatgagctttttaaCGGTTGTACACTTGAATTTATGTTAAGATACATTACAAAATTACGTGTCAGAACTTGCGTAAAATTTGAATATGAAGTATGAAATGCGCaggaaacaaaaatagcgcacatagcaataaaataagAGACAAAAGAACAgcataattaaaaagaaagagacaaatctaaatgcctcaactgctgattgagaatgggattttcccacttaatgtgcaatgcctctttgatcttaatttggaattttgaggcaGCAGAATCTATGATCGTGAAATATTCGGTATTACGAGAGTCATGACAGGCCCTAGATGACTGCAGGTGTCTGTAAACACGCGAAGACTTGTCCGACAAGAGATGCTCACGAGCACGTGTACAAAGGTAGGTAGCTGGCATTACAGCCAGCTCATgagaatttataaacaacacgcGAACATAGACCTTGCGGTACTGAATCTTTCACGCTGAACATGTTTCTAAGTTTAAACGTACTAAAGACCAACTTAACATCTAAATCAGCTTTACAATAATGTTTGAGTAGTTGTCTTAACTTAGTCTAGGCGATTTCAGAAAACCAGCCAACATAAGGGAGTTTATAGAAGTGCGTAGAAGTTTTCCCGGAGTTGGATGAGGTGTCCTGCCCAGTCAGAGAAGGATTCATTTTCCTAGAAAGATACCTGTGAATAATCTATTGTTAGTAGTGTATATCGCAAGAAGACATTTACTGGTCTTCCCACTAATTATTCTAGCTTCGCCCCTTAAATTACAAACTGGGTCTAGTCAGAACATTACTAGACAGAGTATATAAGATCAGTAATTCCTGGGTTGGTTTTGATCTGGACGTCAACAAGCTTACTTGCTTACTACGGAAAAATTGTTTTGGGTCGTGGGTCATCGACAAGATTATTCATAGGTATCTTTCtcagaaaataaaaaattgcaacagaacatttcttaaaagcattctaagatttaaaatttaaaaacctaAAAAGCTGATTGAAAATCGACGACGACGCTGTATTATAAAGTACTATAAACACTAAGACGAACAATATGTGATAAAGATAGTTTACAAGTTAAACAAAAAGATTCGCACCTATGGAGTACATTTGGACGTTCAAATTAGGTTTGAATTTCTTGATGTaaagcatttcaaacactaaacaatcaaatttgcctcGCCACTTTCTCAGAATCTTGACATGGCTCTTACTCAAAAGATCGCTTCTACCATGCACTTCATGAAAATGCTTGCTGATTGCCGAATTTTTTTGCTCAGCAACACGTTGTAAAAAATGTCAGGCTATGTAGCCGACATAATCtccatcacacagatcacatacaaaatgataaacaacgcattgcccATTGACTATTGATGGCTTCTTTAGGTTTGAGATCTTGTTCTAATTTCTTAGTGAATAGTGAATAGTttatttgagtaaaacattgcAGCCAAAGGGCTGAATTGCGTTATACATTAAATACAAGAGTAGATACTAATAGACAATTGTAtacaataaaaattgaaaaagctgCGTTTGGCTCTATTGGTTTTAAAACTAATATCATAAGTTCGAGAACGTATTAGATTATACTTAGACTTATGCAAAGGTGGTAATAGCTTATGTAAACGATGAGAGATATCCCCTTCTATTGAGTTAAAGAGTGGCTGGCTTAGATGATGGTGATGCTGCTCTAATAACTCTAAATTCATGGATAAAGGAGCGTCTGACTAAGTTTGATTAGGACAAATTATTGCTAAGGCCCTCTTTTGCACCCGCTCTAAATCTTTAACCAAGTACTCAGGAAGTGAGGAGTGAAAAACGGGTATGGCATAATCACATACAGACCTTATACATGTGAGACATAAAAACTTACTAGCTCTGCCTTAGAGACACTTGAACGTTTTAGGTGCTTTAGAAAATAAAGGCGTTTAGCAGCTTTTTAAACTACTATTGAGATATGCTCGTTCCAAGTAAGATTACTGCTGATAGTTAAGCCAAGTAACTTAGCGTTATGTACAACTCTAAGGTTCTGACTGTTAACTAGTAAAGGAGGCAGATCATCACGATGTTTtgtgaaggttatttttaacTCTTCacattttttcgttaatttggAACTGTTCTAAATAGCCCAGTCCTCAACTGATTTGACCTTTCTCTACAACTTTAGATACAGTTGTATCGTCTACACATTTCCACAGGCTTGCGCCACGAACTATTAAATCGTTGATAACAAGGATAAATAGCCAGGGACCAATCTTTGTGCCCTGGGGGACGCCAGAGGGAACCAAACCCCACTTTGACACGCACCCCTCACAAAGCTTGATCCTCTGGTACCGGTCGCTAAGAAAATTCATTATCCAATTTACAACACTTACTGGGAAATTGAGAGATCTTAACTTATGTGATACAATCCTATGATCTATCAGGTTAAAAGCTTTCGTAAAGTCAAATCATTATTCTTACAGTAGCGCCGTTTCTGTCGGTGGCCATGGCCCAATTGTTTAGCATATCTAGCAGGATGAGTGTGGTGGAGGATTTAGGTACTGCTCCATATTGACATTCGTCCAGTATCTGCAGCACTGCTGGCGTGCCATGCAAACCCACAACAAACTCCTCAGCAATCTTGGATAAACAAGGTGTGAGTGATATAGGACGAAGATCTTTTTTCAATTCCCTTACAGGTCTTTGCTTGGGCAGTGGTGTAACGTCTGCATGCTTCGATATACTAGGGAGTCGCTGTTCCTTAAAGGAGGCATTCAACATCTTTGTGATGGGACCGACCAGAAGTTTGTTGTACTCCTTTACCATCCAGTTTGAGATGGCGTCGGGACCACAAGCTTTGGCTGAGTTCAGTTTTCTTAGGACCTGGTAAACTTGGTTTTCAGTAACTTGCAGGAAAGTAGGGGACTCATCCAAGGATACTGCGACCAGCCGTTCAACCAGTCGGTATTCTTGCATGGGCTCTAAGAGAGCGGTGTTGATGGAATTAGCTAGTTCAAGGTCGTCGAGGTTCCATCTATTAGATTGTGCAGATCTCCAAAGCGTGACTGTAGACCACTTAAAGCCTTTACCTCACTCCAACATCTCTCTGGGTTGCTATTTTTAAGAGTACTGAGTTTGGACTCGTAAAATTTTGCTTTGCAACGTTTTCTTTCACGATTAATGATGTTCCTGTAGAATTTAAATTGTATAGAGTCAGAATCCAACTTGTAGAAGACACTTTGCCTTTTGATGATAAAGGCTTTCAACTCAGTTGTCATCCAGGGAACGTCTCTAACATTCACACGTTTCTTCTTCAAGGGCATAAAGATGCCAAGGCCTGTAGTTATAGCCTGTCTGAAAATGCACTCTAGCTCTTCGCAAGTGTTTAGGGAGATCCGCTCAATTGTAGGTAAAGTCCGCCTGATTGTACTGACTGCTACAGCAAGCACTTCCACAAGACTCAAGATCATGTGGTCTCTTGAGATGAAAAGCCCAGCATTGATAATGGATAGCCCAAACAGAGATAACATAAGTTATGCTGTTCAAGTTATCACCGCTGATCCTGCTCACACATTTAAGGCATTAGTTAAAGAGTTACGGGAGCACAGAGGATTAACAGAGAGGACAATTATATATTGCCAGACAATCAAAGTCACCAACCTTTATATTCTTTCTTCATATCAGAACTTGGTGATGACATGTACATTGACAATTCTGGTGACCCTTAGAAGAGGACTGTGGAAATGTTTCACAGTAGAATTGATGCTCTCAATAGAGATAATATTTTGGAGTCAATGGGGGAAACAAATGGCTCAGTCCGTGTCTTGATAGCCACCATTGCCTATGGTATGGGTATTGATTGCAAGAATGTCAAGACAGTTCTGCACTATGGCCCTTCTTACAACCTTGAAACATATCTGCAAGAAAGTGGCAGAGCTGGTAGGTCAAACTATGAAATGTGCAAGTCTGTGGTTCTTTACTCAAGCCTTATGATGAAGCACTGTTCTGAGGAAATAAAAAGTTATGTCCGGGAATCATCTTAATGCAGAAGGAAAATACTCCTTAAAAACTTCGATGTGGACCTTGGAAAAGTTCCTTTAATTGAACCAGTGCATAATTGTTGTGACTTTTGCAAGAAAAACTGTAAATGTCAGGGGGactgttgtgattttgttttctttaagtcAAACTTCCCAGATGGCCGAGAGGGTCCAACTGATTGTTTTTCTAGAGTAGTGAGCGATGCTCAGAGGGGTAATCTACGCCAAGAGTTGAACTACCTTAAGAAAGCCTGGAGGGAACAATATTTGCGCAGAGTAAGACTTGAAAACGTGCCAATGTTTACCCCTGCAAAGTTGTCTGGTTTATTTGGAGATCTGCATGTGGAACAGATTTGGAACAATTGTGAgaaatttttcactgtcactgacattttcaaatttgttgACATCTGGAATTTTAGTGTGGCCTTAGAAGTTTTGTTTACCTTTAGCCAAGTCTTTCATGATGTTGATGTGTGTGAACCTGTTGAAGACCTCGAACACAGTGATACATCAGAGTTTGCTGATCTGGACATTTTTGATTTTGATGTTGAGGATTCTGTCTTGGCTGGCGTTCAagatgaaatgttttttattgcTGAGGATAGCCGTTTTGCACCCAATGAAGAAGAGTCTGGCTCTGATGTTGAGTAAACTGGAGGTTTTGTTCAATCTGTTAACCCACAAATGTCATGATATTCTTAACAGTTCTATACTTAGCTGTTAGGGATTACTGAAGCATTCAAAGCAGTATCATTATGTCTGGTGTCCCTTAGCCAGGACATGTATATGTTGCTTAATTGAGTTTTAATATTACAGGAAatcagatttttaaaaaaaaattggcttagTTAGAAAATTGGGTCAGGTCACTGTACATCA containing:
- the LOC137989280 gene encoding uncharacterized protein is translated as MQEYRLVERLVAVSLDESPTFLQVTENQVYQVLRKLNSAKACGPDAISNWMVKEYNKLLVGPITKMLNASFKEQRLPSISKHADVTPLPKQRPVRELKKDLRPISLTPCLSKIAEEFVVGLHGTPAVLQILDECQYGAVPKSSTTLILLDMLNNWAMATDRNGATVRIMI